A stretch of the Arthrobacter stackebrandtii genome encodes the following:
- a CDS encoding MFS transporter, giving the protein MSTPLAVLTGDRVVQELPWKWRVQGSIFLIGGLGFMFDAWDVTLNGFLIPLLSKEWGLSPGQAAWIGTANLIGMAVGAFAWGSIADIIGRKKAFTLTLLIFSIFTVLGAVSNEIVLFCVFRFMAGFGLGGCIPVDYALVGEFTPRKHRGRVLTAMDAWWPIGASLCGVVSAVLMASFGNWRYLMLVMVLPALLVFWVRVGVPESPLYLVRAGRPAEAKAVIERLVERTGAVVGPWVLPDPATAPKLSLGRVGEQLAGLWRFNWRITGVAWSLFLSILLVYYGALTWMPSILVATGYAENKAFMATASMTGIGFLGVVAAALLVERVGRKWILAVTGPFAALSLVIFALVLDAPVAAQIWLLVFGFVIQVAIPVLYTYVSELYPTELRATGFGWASTISRVGAGLVPLIFGSILWPVLGLPLTFAITGGLVLLAVIWMAVSAPETTGAALE; this is encoded by the coding sequence ATGAGCACTCCCCTTGCAGTTTTGACCGGCGACCGCGTGGTCCAGGAGCTGCCATGGAAGTGGCGCGTGCAGGGGAGCATTTTCCTCATCGGCGGGCTCGGCTTCATGTTTGACGCCTGGGATGTGACGCTGAACGGATTCCTGATCCCGCTGCTCTCGAAGGAGTGGGGGCTGAGTCCCGGGCAGGCGGCATGGATCGGCACGGCAAACCTGATCGGCATGGCCGTGGGCGCGTTTGCATGGGGGTCGATCGCGGACATCATCGGGCGCAAGAAGGCGTTCACGCTGACCCTGCTGATCTTCTCAATCTTCACCGTGCTGGGCGCCGTCTCCAACGAAATTGTGCTGTTCTGCGTGTTCCGTTTTATGGCCGGGTTTGGGCTGGGCGGCTGCATCCCCGTGGACTATGCGCTGGTGGGCGAGTTCACCCCGCGCAAGCACCGGGGCCGGGTGCTGACGGCGATGGATGCTTGGTGGCCCATCGGGGCTTCCCTGTGCGGGGTGGTTTCCGCCGTGCTCATGGCGTCGTTTGGGAACTGGCGCTACCTCATGCTGGTCATGGTGCTGCCGGCACTGCTGGTGTTCTGGGTGCGGGTGGGCGTGCCCGAGTCTCCGCTGTACCTGGTGCGGGCCGGACGCCCGGCCGAGGCGAAGGCCGTGATTGAACGGCTCGTGGAGCGGACCGGAGCCGTGGTGGGGCCGTGGGTGCTGCCGGATCCGGCCACCGCACCGAAGCTGTCGCTGGGGCGCGTGGGCGAGCAGCTCGCCGGGCTCTGGCGCTTCAACTGGCGCATCACCGGGGTGGCGTGGTCGCTGTTCCTGTCGATCCTGCTCGTGTACTACGGTGCGCTGACGTGGATGCCGTCCATCCTGGTGGCCACCGGCTACGCCGAAAACAAGGCGTTCATGGCCACCGCATCCATGACGGGCATTGGCTTTCTGGGCGTTGTGGCTGCCGCGCTCCTGGTGGAACGGGTGGGGCGGAAGTGGATACTTGCCGTCACCGGTCCGTTCGCCGCATTGTCCTTGGTCATTTTTGCGCTGGTCCTCGACGCCCCGGTGGCCGCCCAGATCTGGCTGCTGGTGTTTGGTTTCGTCATCCAGGTGGCCATCCCCGTGCTGTACACGTACGTCTCGGAGCTGTACCCCACCGAGCTGCGGGCCACCGGGTTCGGCTGGGCCTCCACCATTTCCCGCGTGGGCGCCGGGCTCGTGCCGCTGATTTTCGGTTCCATCCTGTGGCCGGTGCTCGGACTGCCGCTGACTTTCGCCATCACGGGCGGGCTGGTGCTGCTGGCCGTGATCTGGATGGCTGTTTCGGCCCCCGAGACCACGGG
- a CDS encoding ferritin, whose translation MELKGKLADAFNEQITLEIQASVVYRQLAIEMDVQDLPGISGWFLAQSAEELVHAQKFTDHMTDRSAAPKIGNLTAPDVTINSVLEAFQASLAHEQKVSESIRNLYRLAQAEGDIDSIPLLNWFIEEQLEEEASVGEIIGRVRLIGADGNGLLRLDAELGARKAGGE comes from the coding sequence ATGGAACTCAAAGGAAAACTCGCAGACGCATTCAACGAACAAATCACGCTGGAAATCCAAGCCTCGGTGGTGTATCGCCAGCTGGCCATTGAAATGGATGTCCAGGACCTCCCCGGAATCTCCGGCTGGTTCCTGGCCCAGTCCGCCGAGGAGCTGGTGCACGCACAGAAGTTCACCGATCACATGACGGACCGCAGCGCAGCCCCGAAGATTGGCAACCTGACTGCCCCGGACGTCACCATCAACAGCGTTCTGGAGGCCTTCCAGGCCTCCCTGGCCCACGAGCAGAAGGTCTCCGAATCCATCCGGAACCTCTACCGCCTCGCCCAGGCCGAGGGCGACATCGATTCCATCCCCCTGCTGAACTGGTTCATCGAGGAGCAGTTGGAGGAGGAAGCTTCGGTTGGCGAGATCATTGGCCGTGTACGGCTGATCGGCGCCGACGGCAACGGACTGCTGCGCCTGGATGCCGAGCTCGGCGCCCGCAAGGCAGGCGGCGAGTAG
- the purH gene encoding bifunctional phosphoribosylaminoimidazolecarboxamide formyltransferase/IMP cyclohydrolase: MTSVPLNRVPIRRALISVYDKTGLEELAQGLHAAGVAIVSTGSTASRIAAAGVPVTEVSEVTGFQECLDGRVKTLHPLIHAGILADRRLPDHVQQLADMNIEPFDLVVVNLYPFVDTVNSGAGQDAVVEQIDIGGPSMVRAAAKNHPSVAVVVDPAKYGTVIAAAKEGGFTLAARQRLAAAAFSHTAAYDNAVAAWTSAQFLDEDGDGVIDWPAYAGYSLERSEVLRYGENPHQQAALYVDKGAPSGIAQADQLHGKAMSYNNFVDADAALRAAFDFDEPAVAVIKHANPCGVAVASPDAADPIADAHAKAHACDPLSAFGGVIAANRTVTAGMARTVAGIFTEVVIAPDFEPEAVEILSKKKNIRLLALPEGYGRYPAEVRQVSGGMLVQISDKVDADGDDTANWTLAAGAPADAATLADLKFAWTAVRAAKSNAILLANNGAAVGIGMGQVNRVDSCKLAVERANTLGVTVESDVDAAGGASGETGVSAQRSIGAVASSDAFFPFADGLQILLDAGVRAVVQPGGSVRDEEVITAANEAGITMYFTGARHFFH, from the coding sequence GTGACCAGCGTTCCTCTTAACCGTGTTCCCATCCGCCGGGCTTTGATCTCGGTCTACGACAAGACCGGGCTGGAGGAGCTGGCCCAGGGCCTGCACGCCGCCGGTGTCGCCATTGTCTCCACCGGTTCCACCGCCTCCCGCATCGCCGCTGCCGGTGTTCCCGTAACCGAGGTTTCCGAGGTGACCGGCTTTCAGGAATGCCTCGACGGCCGCGTCAAGACCCTGCACCCGCTGATCCACGCCGGCATCCTGGCCGACCGCCGCCTGCCCGACCACGTCCAGCAGCTGGCAGACATGAACATTGAGCCCTTCGACCTCGTGGTGGTCAACCTCTACCCGTTCGTGGACACGGTGAATTCCGGTGCCGGCCAGGACGCAGTTGTTGAGCAGATCGACATCGGCGGCCCCTCCATGGTCCGCGCCGCCGCGAAGAACCACCCCTCCGTTGCCGTGGTAGTTGACCCGGCCAAGTACGGCACCGTCATCGCAGCCGCGAAGGAAGGCGGCTTCACGCTCGCCGCCCGCCAGCGCCTCGCCGCCGCAGCCTTCTCCCACACCGCCGCCTACGACAACGCCGTGGCGGCCTGGACCTCAGCCCAGTTCCTCGACGAAGACGGCGACGGCGTGATCGACTGGCCCGCTTACGCCGGCTACTCGCTGGAACGCTCCGAGGTGCTGCGCTACGGCGAGAACCCGCACCAGCAGGCCGCACTGTACGTGGACAAGGGCGCACCCTCCGGCATCGCCCAGGCAGACCAGCTCCACGGCAAGGCCATGAGCTACAACAACTTCGTTGACGCCGACGCCGCCCTCCGCGCAGCCTTCGACTTCGACGAGCCTGCCGTGGCCGTCATCAAGCACGCCAACCCGTGCGGCGTGGCCGTGGCCTCCCCGGACGCCGCCGACCCCATCGCCGACGCGCACGCGAAGGCCCATGCCTGCGACCCCCTCTCCGCATTCGGCGGCGTCATCGCAGCCAACCGCACCGTCACCGCAGGCATGGCCCGCACCGTGGCCGGCATCTTCACCGAGGTTGTCATCGCCCCGGACTTCGAGCCTGAAGCCGTCGAGATCCTCTCCAAGAAGAAGAACATCCGCCTGCTCGCCCTGCCCGAGGGCTACGGCCGCTACCCGGCCGAAGTCCGCCAGGTCTCCGGCGGCATGCTTGTGCAGATCTCGGACAAGGTTGACGCCGACGGCGACGACACCGCCAACTGGACGCTCGCCGCAGGCGCCCCGGCCGACGCCGCAACCCTCGCAGACCTGAAGTTCGCCTGGACCGCCGTCCGCGCCGCCAAGTCCAACGCCATCCTGCTCGCCAACAATGGCGCCGCAGTGGGCATCGGCATGGGCCAGGTCAACCGCGTGGACTCCTGCAAGCTGGCCGTTGAGCGCGCCAACACGCTCGGCGTCACGGTGGAATCCGACGTCGATGCAGCCGGCGGCGCCTCGGGCGAAACCGGTGTTTCGGCCCAGCGTTCCATCGGCGCCGTGGCTTCCTCGGACGCGTTCTTCCCGTTCGCCGACGGCCTGCAGATCCTGCTCGACGCCGGCGTCCGCGCCGTGGTCCAGCCCGGTGGATCCGTGCGCGACGAGGAAGTCATCACGGCAGCCAACGAAGCCGGCATCACGATGTACTTCACCGGCGCCCGCCACTTCTTCCACTAA
- a CDS encoding glycoside hydrolase family 3 N-terminal domain-containing protein: protein MSTREMRHAPTAENHPDALKPADLARLINSVILPGFVGTTVPQWLASALRNGLAGVVFFGHNIDPDSPAQVAALSAAIRAENPDAVIGVDEEGGNVTRLQTRDGSTVPGAAVLGALNDLATTEAAGRAIGRLCRDAGINLAIAPVADVNTNPLNPVIGVRAFGADTELVSAHTAAAVKGIQALRVAACAKHFPGHGDTMADSHMDAARVDLTMAEMAANHLPPFRAAVAAGTAAVMSAHIIIPELGEAPATLIPAASALLREMDFDGVLITDALDMAAVRATVGPGEGGVLALLAGNDLLCVGNPLNAYTTGRDDEACYTEVYDALHAAAVSGRLPLEVLRRAAARVQALAEWSAGPVSADAAEEKFDGAGWVSVAARAARIDSLGARPVLSGAGRVTLVDARAEPNMAAGPTANFLATALGRYAVTEVAAAEISGVELEVALMQSAGVGESVVLVLVDSLGSAGQQETMEMVFSTVPQAVCVNAGLAPRQSTPYSAIHTHGFSRVTAEAVVRILETP from the coding sequence ATGAGCACCCGTGAGATGCGCCACGCGCCAACCGCAGAAAACCATCCCGACGCCCTCAAACCCGCGGACCTGGCCCGCCTCATCAACTCGGTCATCCTGCCCGGTTTTGTTGGCACAACCGTGCCACAGTGGTTGGCGTCGGCCCTTCGAAACGGGTTGGCCGGCGTCGTCTTTTTTGGCCACAACATCGACCCGGACTCGCCGGCGCAGGTGGCCGCGCTCTCGGCAGCCATCCGTGCGGAAAACCCGGACGCCGTCATCGGTGTGGACGAGGAAGGCGGCAACGTCACCCGGCTGCAGACCCGCGACGGCTCCACCGTTCCGGGTGCGGCCGTGCTGGGCGCGCTCAATGACCTGGCGACCACCGAGGCCGCCGGCCGCGCCATTGGCCGGCTGTGCCGGGACGCCGGCATCAACCTGGCCATCGCGCCGGTTGCGGACGTCAACACCAACCCGCTCAACCCGGTCATCGGCGTGCGGGCGTTCGGCGCGGACACGGAGCTGGTCAGCGCGCACACCGCCGCCGCCGTCAAGGGCATCCAGGCCCTGCGCGTCGCCGCCTGCGCCAAGCACTTCCCCGGCCACGGCGACACCATGGCCGACTCCCACATGGACGCCGCCCGCGTGGATTTGACCATGGCCGAGATGGCCGCGAACCACCTGCCGCCGTTCCGCGCCGCAGTGGCCGCCGGCACCGCCGCCGTCATGAGCGCGCACATCATCATCCCCGAGCTCGGCGAGGCTCCGGCCACCCTGATCCCGGCCGCGAGCGCGCTGCTGCGCGAGATGGACTTCGACGGCGTGCTCATCACCGATGCCCTGGACATGGCTGCCGTGCGCGCCACCGTCGGTCCCGGCGAGGGCGGCGTGCTGGCGCTGCTGGCCGGCAACGACCTCCTCTGCGTGGGCAACCCGCTCAATGCCTACACCACGGGCCGCGACGACGAGGCCTGCTACACCGAGGTCTACGACGCCCTGCACGCCGCCGCGGTCTCCGGCCGCCTGCCGCTGGAGGTGCTGCGGCGCGCCGCCGCCCGGGTGCAGGCCCTCGCCGAGTGGTCTGCCGGCCCCGTGTCCGCTGATGCTGCGGAGGAAAAGTTCGACGGCGCGGGCTGGGTTTCGGTGGCTGCCCGCGCCGCCCGCATTGACTCGCTTGGTGCGCGCCCTGTGCTCTCCGGGGCAGGACGCGTCACCCTGGTGGATGCCCGCGCCGAGCCCAACATGGCGGCCGGTCCCACCGCGAACTTCCTTGCCACCGCACTGGGGCGCTACGCCGTAACGGAGGTGGCTGCGGCCGAGATCTCCGGCGTCGAGCTCGAGGTCGCCCTCATGCAGTCTGCCGGCGTCGGCGAGTCCGTGGTGCTGGTCCTTGTTGATTCACTGGGCTCGGCCGGGCAGCAGGAAACCATGGAAATGGTGTTCAGCACCGTGCCCCAGGCCGTCTGCGTCAACGCGGGGCTGGCACCGAGGCAATCCACCCCGTACTCCGCCATCCACACGCACGGCTTCAGCCGGGTCACGGCCGAAGCCGTGGTGAGGATCCTCGAAACCCCCTGA
- the murQ gene encoding N-acetylmuramic acid 6-phosphate etherase, translating into MSTPETTVDAVRTQIGALVTEASNPNYPDLAALSTQELVTAMNGEDALVPAAIAGAQHTIAAIIDEIAARMSRGGRLIYVGAGTPGRMGILDASECPPTFGTDPSLVVGVIAGGQAAVDQAVENAEDSEEAGAADMAALAIGPNDSVVGIAASGRTPYVIAAVKAARAAGAYAVGFACNNNSPLGAAADTALEIELGPEFLSGSTRLKSGTCQKLVLNMISTITMVRLGKTYKNVMVDLRATNAKLHARSERTLMRVTGADAATAKAALTAAGGHVKSAILSILTGLDAAAAAELLEQNGGFLQAAIDAGSPGTAGGNS; encoded by the coding sequence GTGAGCACCCCCGAGACCACTGTTGACGCCGTCCGCACCCAGATCGGCGCCCTCGTCACCGAGGCTTCCAACCCCAACTACCCGGACCTGGCCGCCCTGTCCACACAGGAACTGGTCACGGCCATGAACGGCGAGGACGCCCTCGTCCCTGCCGCAATCGCCGGGGCGCAGCACACCATTGCGGCCATCATCGACGAGATCGCCGCCCGCATGTCCCGCGGCGGCCGCCTCATCTACGTCGGCGCCGGCACCCCGGGCCGCATGGGCATCCTGGACGCCAGCGAATGCCCGCCCACGTTCGGCACCGACCCTTCCCTGGTGGTGGGCGTCATTGCCGGCGGGCAGGCGGCCGTTGACCAGGCCGTGGAGAACGCCGAGGACTCCGAGGAGGCCGGCGCCGCCGACATGGCCGCACTGGCCATCGGCCCCAACGACTCCGTGGTGGGCATTGCAGCCTCCGGCCGCACCCCCTACGTGATCGCCGCCGTCAAGGCCGCCCGGGCCGCCGGCGCCTACGCCGTGGGCTTTGCCTGCAACAACAACTCTCCCCTGGGCGCCGCCGCCGACACCGCCCTGGAAATTGAGCTGGGTCCCGAATTCCTCTCCGGCTCCACGCGGCTGAAGTCCGGCACCTGCCAAAAACTGGTCCTAAACATGATCAGCACCATCACCATGGTCCGGCTCGGCAAGACCTACAAGAACGTCATGGTTGACCTGCGTGCCACCAACGCCAAGCTCCACGCCCGCAGCGAGCGCACCCTCATGCGCGTCACGGGCGCCGACGCCGCCACGGCGAAGGCCGCCCTCACCGCCGCCGGCGGCCACGTCAAATCCGCCATCCTGTCGATCCTGACCGGCCTGGACGCCGCAGCGGCCGCCGAGCTGCTTGAGCAAAACGGCGGCTTCCTGCAGGCCGCGATCGACGCCGGATCCCCTGGCACCGCAGGCGGAAACAGCTAG
- a CDS encoding serine hydrolase domain-containing protein → MSAHEPFPTGPLATAQDPSRIRPELQRLLDHGVRAGVAPSVSCAVVLGGEDLPVLTAGRAGVDTYFDLASVTKLFTTVTALALVGDRRLELDAPVGRHLREYAGGEKAKVTLRHLLTHTSGLPSEWRGWWTALSEGRGFNRTELMADLLATELEAAPGTRFEYSCAGFNTVMALAEKVTRTPWELLVRERVLYQLPTYGLTGSPRVEHCAPTEFQPELGRGLVRGVVHDEAAWSLGGLSGNAGMFATADGLRVFGSALLHGMPGILTPEIANEMWRSQLPEVLGPHFNPDDPGFGHGLGLRINQQPWMGDGAMHARGHGGFTGTSLLMDKTNGTVVALLSNRVSPSRDGDDATGLRKAVSDVVRAKAALLAPSRART, encoded by the coding sequence ATGAGCGCACACGAACCCTTCCCCACTGGCCCCCTCGCCACGGCACAGGACCCTTCACGCATCAGGCCCGAACTCCAGCGCCTGCTCGACCACGGCGTCAGGGCGGGTGTGGCACCGTCGGTGAGCTGCGCCGTCGTGCTGGGCGGGGAAGACCTTCCGGTGCTGACGGCCGGCAGGGCCGGGGTGGACACGTACTTCGACCTGGCCTCGGTCACCAAGCTGTTCACCACGGTGACGGCGCTGGCCCTGGTGGGCGACCGCCGGCTGGAGCTGGACGCGCCCGTGGGACGGCACCTGCGCGAGTATGCGGGCGGCGAGAAGGCGAAGGTGACGCTGCGGCACCTGCTGACGCACACGTCGGGGCTGCCGTCGGAGTGGCGGGGCTGGTGGACGGCGCTCTCGGAGGGGCGCGGCTTCAACCGGACGGAGCTCATGGCTGACCTGCTGGCCACGGAGCTGGAGGCAGCGCCGGGCACCCGCTTTGAATACTCCTGTGCGGGTTTCAACACGGTCATGGCGCTGGCCGAGAAGGTCACGCGGACGCCGTGGGAGCTGCTGGTGCGCGAGCGGGTGCTGTACCAGCTGCCCACATACGGGCTGACCGGGTCCCCGCGCGTTGAGCACTGTGCGCCGACGGAATTCCAGCCGGAGCTGGGGCGCGGGCTGGTCCGCGGGGTGGTGCACGACGAGGCGGCATGGTCGCTGGGCGGGCTGAGCGGGAACGCCGGCATGTTTGCCACGGCCGACGGGCTGCGCGTGTTCGGCTCGGCCCTGCTGCACGGCATGCCCGGCATCCTCACCCCCGAGATCGCCAACGAGATGTGGCGCAGCCAGCTGCCGGAGGTGCTCGGCCCCCACTTCAACCCCGACGACCCCGGGTTCGGCCACGGGCTGGGGCTGCGCATCAACCAGCAGCCGTGGATGGGCGACGGCGCCATGCACGCCCGCGGCCACGGCGGATTCACGGGCACGTCCCTGCTGATGGACAAGACCAACGGCACCGTCGTGGCGCTGCTCAGCAACCGGGTCAGCCCCAGCCGGGACGGGGATGACGCAACGGGCCTGCGCAAGGCGGTGTCCGACGTCGTCCGGGCGAAGGCGGCGCTGCTGGCCCCCTCGCGGGCACGCACATGA